The following proteins are co-located in the Chondrinema litorale genome:
- a CDS encoding replication initiation protein — protein sequence MKINELHIAKFSENSTIAIANSLIYKPLNLTLNEARLFFMLISQIENDDEEFKTYKIFVRDIINIVKPKSEKNMYAQVKSDMISLENKKIDYSDGNKFAPIRLLVEPVYHEREGYITARIHHLLKPELLKLKREFTVGLLCEMLRFKSINTQRIYLLIRQYQNAKTKVNRVDVEELKKILNLSDKYPRYNDFKKRVISPSLEEINETGLKVKLKEHRKGRSVVKVDFIIVDNKAIELDTPSEMILSIEDKKNIDEKLTRLQARLNELGLSPKVIDQLILMPDIKDNKEVWSTINDIKMKKRDGKISGSISAYATRTFMNMFDLAS from the coding sequence ATGAAGATAAATGAACTACATATTGCCAAGTTTTCAGAGAATTCAACTATAGCTATTGCCAATTCTTTAATTTATAAACCGCTAAATTTGACACTTAATGAGGCGAGATTATTCTTCATGCTTATATCTCAAATAGAGAATGATGATGAAGAATTTAAAACTTATAAGATATTTGTTCGTGATATCATTAACATAGTCAAGCCAAAGTCTGAGAAGAATATGTATGCACAGGTGAAGAGTGATATGATCAGCTTAGAGAACAAAAAGATAGATTATTCAGATGGTAATAAGTTTGCACCTATCAGACTATTAGTGGAGCCTGTTTATCATGAAAGAGAAGGTTATATAACTGCGCGTATTCATCACTTACTAAAGCCAGAGTTATTAAAACTCAAAAGAGAATTCACTGTAGGTTTGCTATGTGAAATGCTACGCTTTAAATCAATCAATACTCAACGTATTTATTTGCTGATTAGACAATACCAAAATGCAAAGACCAAGGTAAATAGAGTGGATGTAGAAGAGTTGAAAAAAATATTAAATCTATCAGATAAATATCCGCGGTATAATGATTTTAAAAAGAGGGTGATTTCACCATCCTTAGAGGAAATTAATGAAACAGGTTTGAAAGTTAAGTTAAAAGAGCATCGTAAAGGCAGAAGTGTTGTTAAGGTAGATTTTATTATAGTTGATAATAAAGCGATAGAATTAGATACTCCCTCTGAAATGATCTTATCGATAGAAGATAAAAAAAATATAGACGAAAAACTAACACGCTTGCAAGCTAGGTTGAATGAGTTGGGCTTATCTCCAAAAGTTATTGATCAATTGATTTTAATGCCTGATATTAAAGATAATAAAGAAGTTTGGTCAACTATCAATGATATAAAAATGAAGAAAAGAGATGGGAAAATATCAGGTAGTATTTCTGCTTATGCCACACGTACATTTATGAATATGTTCGATTTAGCTTCATAA